A genomic window from Aurantimicrobium photophilum includes:
- the rpmG gene encoding 50S ribosomal protein L33 — protein sequence MAKAQDVRPIIKLRSTAGTGYTYVTRKNRRNTPDRLVLKKYDPVVRQHVEFREER from the coding sequence ATGGCTAAGGCACAGGACGTACGTCCCATCATCAAGTTGCGCTCGACTGCAGGCACCGGTTACACCTACGTGACTCGCAAGAACCGTCGTAACACCCCTGACCGTCTTGTACTCAAGAAGTACGACCCCGTAGTGCGTCAGCACGTTGAATTCCGTGAGGAGCGCTAA
- a CDS encoding metal ABC transporter permease, whose protein sequence is MSYFERALIVIMLVGALAGLAGVLVVLRKRVLFAQALTHATFPGAVIATILGASLQIGALIACMSLAIILSFLSRIRGQGTQAASGVMLTAGFAAGVLLQAMNPSIPIQIDSFLFGSILSATWVDGLVAGVALLAVIATMLIWGKQILFFLFDPEAFAATGAKPWMLDAVLLLITTVAVVAALPAAGAILAIALIAAPAAAARYFTDKINVMFWLAPSLGALAGVAGLLISRWLGVSAGASISLVAATIFFIAWGTFTMRRPAVRGVAA, encoded by the coding sequence ATGAGTTACTTCGAACGTGCCCTGATTGTCATCATGCTGGTGGGAGCACTCGCTGGCCTGGCTGGTGTCCTGGTTGTGCTGCGCAAAAGAGTGCTCTTTGCCCAGGCGCTGACTCACGCAACTTTTCCCGGTGCAGTCATTGCCACCATCCTGGGAGCTAGCCTCCAGATTGGGGCACTCATTGCCTGCATGAGCTTGGCCATCATCTTGAGCTTCCTCAGCAGGATCCGCGGACAAGGAACACAGGCCGCCTCGGGCGTGATGCTCACAGCAGGCTTTGCTGCCGGAGTTCTGCTGCAGGCAATGAACCCGAGCATCCCCATTCAGATAGACAGTTTCTTGTTTGGTTCCATCCTCTCGGCAACATGGGTTGATGGACTGGTTGCCGGTGTTGCTCTTCTCGCGGTGATTGCAACGATGCTCATCTGGGGCAAGCAGATCCTGTTCTTCCTCTTTGACCCCGAAGCCTTCGCAGCAACCGGCGCCAAGCCATGGATGCTGGATGCGGTGCTTCTCCTGATCACCACTGTTGCTGTGGTGGCTGCTCTGCCGGCGGCAGGAGCAATCCTGGCCATTGCTTTGATTGCTGCACCTGCTGCCGCTGCTCGCTATTTCACCGACAAGATCAATGTCATGTTCTGGCTGGCGCCAAGCCTCGGAGCGCTTGCCGGTGTAGCAGGCTTGCTCATTTCTCGCTGGCTGGGTGTCAGTGCAGGAGCCAGCATTTCACTCGTGGCAGCGACCATCTTCTTTATTGCATGGGGAACCTTCACCATGCGCCGTCCCGCTGTGAGGGGAGTAGCTGCATGA
- the rhuM gene encoding RhuM family protein produces the protein MDPKSENENSVGLYRSKDGLVELQVRTDGQSVWLNRQQLSVLFNRDVKTIGKHITNAVTEELAGLRTVAKFATVQLEGSRRVEREIEHYSLDVVISVGYRVKSVEGVHFRRWAAEVLRRYLLDGVVTNDRRLQEIGSLVRILSRASNELVSGIADVLQDYLPGLRLLKEYDQGVIISPSGITPSWKLTIEEARKIISLVADSFPEDSLFGIERGGSLEAVVEGIYQEFAGFPLYPSVEKKAANLLYLVVKDHPLSDGNKRSAAVLFVTFLAKNEILKNEQGEERISNNALAALTLMVAISEPKEKELMISLLIRMLSPAETVTRLAA, from the coding sequence GTGGACCCCAAATCCGAAAATGAAAATTCGGTCGGGCTTTACAGGAGCAAAGACGGCTTAGTTGAATTACAAGTTCGAACCGATGGTCAGTCAGTCTGGCTCAATCGCCAGCAACTTTCAGTTCTCTTCAATCGAGATGTGAAAACCATTGGTAAACACATCACGAATGCAGTAACTGAAGAACTAGCTGGCCTTAGAACTGTCGCAAAATTTGCGACAGTTCAACTCGAAGGTTCCAGGCGGGTTGAAAGAGAGATAGAACACTACAGTCTTGATGTTGTCATTTCGGTTGGATATCGGGTCAAGTCCGTTGAGGGAGTTCATTTTCGCCGCTGGGCGGCTGAAGTACTCAGGCGATATTTGCTTGACGGGGTAGTTACGAATGATCGTCGACTACAGGAAATCGGTTCTCTCGTCAGAATTTTGAGCCGTGCTTCGAATGAACTCGTGTCAGGGATAGCAGATGTGCTTCAAGATTATTTGCCTGGTCTACGACTTCTTAAGGAGTATGACCAGGGAGTAATAATTTCTCCTTCAGGGATTACGCCTAGTTGGAAACTCACAATCGAGGAAGCCAGAAAAATAATTAGTTTGGTAGCTGACTCGTTTCCAGAAGACAGTCTGTTTGGAATCGAAAGAGGCGGCAGCCTGGAGGCAGTTGTTGAGGGGATCTATCAAGAATTTGCAGGATTTCCTCTGTATCCAAGCGTTGAGAAAAAGGCAGCAAATCTTTTGTACCTTGTCGTCAAGGACCATCCGCTTTCAGACGGTAATAAACGAAGCGCCGCAGTTCTTTTCGTTACATTTTTGGCAAAAAATGAAATCTTAAAGAACGAACAAGGCGAAGAGCGAATTTCAAATAATGCACTTGCAGCTCTAACTCTCATGGTTGCAATTAGCGAGCCGAAAGAAAAAGAGCTCATGATTTCATTACTGATCCGCATGTTGTCCCCGGCAGAAACGGTTACTCGTTTAGCTGCGTAA
- a CDS encoding HU family DNA-binding protein, with amino-acid sequence MALNKSEVVAAVAAHTNLSQANVNGVIDALFAVVSAEVAKGGKVTIPGFISFERTNRAARTGRNPQTGATIQIAASKSVKVSAGSKLKAAVK; translated from the coding sequence ATGGCTCTCAACAAGTCTGAGGTTGTCGCAGCAGTTGCCGCTCACACCAACCTTTCGCAGGCAAACGTAAACGGCGTCATCGACGCTCTCTTCGCAGTTGTATCTGCTGAAGTTGCTAAGGGTGGAAAGGTAACCATCCCCGGCTTCATCTCCTTCGAGCGCACCAACCGTGCAGCTCGCACCGGTCGTAACCCTCAGACCGGCGCAACCATCCAGATTGCCGCATCCAAGTCGGTAAAGGTCTCGGCTGGTAGCAAGCTCAAGGCTGCTGTCAAGTAG
- a CDS encoding cytochrome c oxidase assembly protein, which produces MPRLFKITIPAVTVLVALVVLLGALAFGGGSRTPALGDPGVVVRVGLPIAKLLVDLSAATMIGSLALALWAFASRERAYVRSIDIAAAAALVMTLASAATGFLTFMNVSLTPFSLDSTFGNQLGFFFTGIELGQAWLITTLLAALVAVLCIAVTNQTALFFVGLAAVGTLVPMALQGHSASVSGHAMAITSMGLHLVFVSVWLGGVLTLILLRGIIDADRLPVIVSRFSTLAIIAFIVVAVSGVANAMVRIGSIDTLVGTPYGQLVLAKVAAMVVLGAFGFWQRGYLVKRMTGAATQKMFWWFISLELIIMGVTAGLAAGLARTPTPVSETLNQNPTPAEILTGSPLPPEFTLDRYFTVWNFDLIWLLFCAFAVFFYLVGVYRLHKRGDKWPWYRTVLWVAGMALLFYITNGGINSYEMYLFSAHMGAHMTLGMMVPIFLVPGAPVTLAMRAVNKRQDDSRGGREWILKAVHSGYANVISHPLFATINFVGSLWLFYYTPIFRWATSDHIGHEWMIVHFLLAGYLFVQSLIGIDPVKTRYPYPFRLIQLLAAMTVHAFFGLGIMSSENLLLADWYGAMGRTWGSTPLEDQQAGGAIAWSVGELPNLVLALIIGYQWNRSDAKEAKRKDRQADRDEDAELKAYNAMLAQQAAADLKQN; this is translated from the coding sequence GTGCCCCGTTTATTCAAGATAACTATCCCCGCAGTGACCGTGCTGGTTGCGCTTGTCGTCTTGCTCGGGGCCCTTGCTTTTGGCGGTGGTTCACGCACTCCCGCCTTGGGGGATCCAGGCGTTGTTGTTCGCGTCGGCTTGCCCATTGCCAAGCTGTTGGTCGATCTCTCGGCAGCAACAATGATTGGTTCGCTGGCACTTGCGTTGTGGGCTTTCGCCTCGCGGGAACGTGCCTATGTTCGCAGCATTGATATTGCTGCAGCTGCAGCCCTCGTCATGACTTTGGCTTCAGCGGCAACTGGTTTCCTCACGTTCATGAACGTGAGCTTGACGCCCTTCTCCCTGGACTCCACCTTCGGCAATCAATTGGGTTTCTTCTTTACGGGCATTGAACTGGGTCAGGCGTGGCTGATTACTACGTTGCTTGCTGCCCTAGTTGCGGTGCTGTGTATTGCAGTGACAAACCAGACCGCGCTCTTCTTTGTCGGCTTGGCAGCGGTGGGCACATTGGTGCCCATGGCGCTGCAAGGACACTCAGCTAGTGTCTCGGGTCACGCCATGGCGATTACCTCGATGGGCCTGCACTTAGTCTTTGTCTCTGTCTGGCTGGGCGGCGTGCTCACGCTGATTCTCCTACGCGGCATCATCGACGCTGACCGCTTGCCAGTGATTGTCTCCCGTTTCTCCACTCTGGCCATCATCGCCTTCATTGTTGTTGCAGTTTCGGGAGTAGCCAACGCGATGGTGCGCATTGGGAGCATTGACACCCTTGTCGGCACACCTTATGGCCAGCTAGTGCTGGCCAAGGTTGCCGCCATGGTTGTCCTCGGTGCCTTCGGGTTCTGGCAGCGTGGCTACCTGGTGAAGCGCATGACAGGCGCGGCCACCCAGAAGATGTTCTGGTGGTTCATATCGCTAGAGCTCATCATCATGGGAGTGACAGCAGGCTTGGCTGCTGGACTTGCGCGCACGCCCACTCCGGTTAGTGAGACGCTCAACCAGAACCCCACCCCTGCGGAGATTCTCACTGGCAGCCCGCTTCCACCAGAGTTCACGTTGGACCGCTACTTCACGGTCTGGAACTTTGACCTGATCTGGTTGCTGTTCTGTGCTTTCGCTGTCTTCTTCTATCTGGTGGGCGTCTATCGACTTCACAAGCGTGGGGATAAGTGGCCTTGGTATCGCACTGTGCTGTGGGTTGCCGGTATGGCTCTGCTGTTCTACATCACCAACGGCGGCATCAACTCGTACGAGATGTATCTCTTCTCCGCTCACATGGGCGCTCATATGACCCTGGGCATGATGGTTCCGATATTTCTGGTACCGGGTGCTCCGGTGACCTTGGCCATGCGTGCGGTGAACAAGCGCCAAGACGACAGCCGTGGTGGACGCGAGTGGATACTCAAGGCAGTCCACTCAGGCTACGCCAATGTGATTTCTCACCCACTCTTTGCCACCATCAACTTTGTTGGCTCCCTGTGGCTGTTCTATTACACGCCCATCTTCCGATGGGCGACGAGTGACCACATCGGTCACGAGTGGATGATTGTCCACTTCCTGCTTGCTGGGTATTTGTTTGTGCAATCCTTGATTGGCATTGACCCGGTCAAGACTCGTTACCCCTACCCCTTCCGCCTCATTCAACTTCTGGCTGCGATGACGGTGCACGCCTTCTTTGGTCTGGGCATTATGTCGAGCGAGAACTTGCTCCTTGCTGATTGGTATGGAGCCATGGGTCGCACGTGGGGTTCCACTCCGCTGGAAGACCAGCAAGCCGGTGGGGCGATCGCGTGGAGTGTGGGAGAACTTCCCAACCTTGTCCTTGCGCTCATCATTGGCTATCAGTGGAACCGTTCAGACGCGAAAGAAGCAAAGCGCAAAGACCGCCAAGCAGATCGTGACGAAGATGCCGAGCTCAAGGCATATAACGCCATGCTTGCTCAGCAGGCAGCTGCTGATTTGAAGCAGAACTAG
- a CDS encoding Fur family transcriptional regulator, translating into MKRNTWQREAVRTALNERGDFISAQKLHSELKAKGSTIGLATVYRALTDLVTADEADALQSPDGENLYRACSSDGHHHHLICRQCGHTEEIEAEAVESWAAKVAAEHGFTQPRHVVDVFGFCGKCNSTS; encoded by the coding sequence ATGAAGCGCAACACGTGGCAACGCGAAGCAGTCAGAACTGCATTGAATGAGCGCGGAGATTTCATCTCTGCCCAGAAGCTGCACTCTGAGCTCAAGGCCAAAGGCTCCACGATTGGCCTGGCCACGGTTTATCGTGCCCTGACCGATCTTGTCACTGCAGATGAAGCAGATGCACTGCAATCACCAGATGGAGAAAACCTCTACCGCGCTTGTTCGAGTGATGGTCACCACCACCACCTGATTTGTCGCCAGTGTGGACACACTGAAGAAATTGAAGCCGAAGCGGTGGAGTCGTGGGCAGCCAAGGTCGCAGCAGAGCATGGATTTACCCAACCCCGTCACGTGGTGGACGTATTCGGCTTCTGCGGGAAGTGCAACTCAACTAGCTGA
- the rpmB gene encoding 50S ribosomal protein L28, with protein sequence MAATCQVTGAVPGFGHAISHSHRRTKRRFDPNIQKKTYYVPSLRRNVTLTLSAKGIKVIDARGIESVVKDLLARGEKI encoded by the coding sequence ATGGCTGCGACCTGTCAGGTGACCGGAGCCGTACCCGGCTTTGGGCACGCAATTTCACACTCGCACCGACGCACCAAGCGTCGTTTCGACCCCAACATTCAGAAGAAGACGTACTACGTACCTTCTCTTCGTCGTAATGTAACGCTGACTCTGTCGGCAAAGGGAATCAAGGTTATCGACGCACGCGGCATTGAGTCCGTCGTCAAGGACCTTCTCGCACGTGGGGAGAAAATCTAA
- the rpsN gene encoding 30S ribosomal protein S14, translating to MAKKSKIARNEQRKVIVERYAAKRLEIKKALVDPNGTDASREEARIALQKLPRNASPIRVRSRDAIDGRPRGVLTKFGISRVRFREMAHRGELPGITKSSW from the coding sequence ATGGCTAAGAAAAGCAAGATTGCTCGTAACGAGCAGCGCAAGGTAATTGTTGAGCGTTACGCAGCTAAGCGTCTCGAGATCAAGAAGGCACTCGTTGACCCCAACGGTACCGACGCATCTCGCGAAGAAGCACGTATCGCACTGCAGAAGCTTCCTCGTAACGCTTCTCCCATCCGTGTTCGCAGCCGCGACGCGATCGATGGCCGTCCCCGTGGTGTTCTCACTAAGTTCGGTATTTCTCGTGTGCGTTTCCGCGAAATGGCACACCGTGGCGAACTGCCCGGTATCACCAAGTCGAGCTGGTAG
- a CDS encoding metal ABC transporter permease, with the protein MNLLDSLTTAFALPFMGRALLVLIVLSVAAGVIGVFINLRGLEFLSDGLTHAVFPGLAAGFVFGGQGGVLIGALVAAAAATIVLTLMSNNRVTSDATTAIVLTAMFSIGVIIVSASPGRAGGLEQLLFGHLLTVTDSEAITTAVVAGVALMLVLLTFRRQVFRAFDPEGSAAAGYRRVSTELVLNVSIALVIVAASNAVGNLLVLAVLIVPGALSRLVTTKLGGLFAVAVGAALLASWIGLALGFNISVVGGVDVPAGATVALSFVAFYAIALIVRVLRKGVNA; encoded by the coding sequence GTGAATCTGCTCGACTCACTCACCACTGCATTCGCGCTGCCCTTTATGGGTCGCGCGCTGTTGGTGTTGATTGTGTTGAGTGTGGCTGCCGGAGTGATTGGTGTCTTTATTAACCTTCGGGGGCTTGAGTTCCTCAGTGATGGCCTCACCCACGCGGTGTTCCCTGGTTTGGCAGCGGGCTTCGTCTTTGGCGGGCAGGGCGGTGTTCTCATTGGCGCCCTTGTCGCTGCCGCTGCAGCAACAATCGTGCTTACCCTGATGAGCAATAACCGGGTCACCTCCGATGCGACGACAGCCATTGTTCTCACGGCCATGTTCAGCATTGGTGTGATTATTGTCTCAGCTTCCCCGGGTCGAGCCGGCGGCCTCGAGCAATTGCTTTTTGGTCACCTGCTCACCGTGACAGACAGTGAAGCCATCACCACTGCGGTTGTTGCTGGTGTTGCGCTGATGCTGGTGCTCCTCACGTTCCGCCGCCAGGTCTTCCGCGCTTTCGACCCTGAAGGCAGTGCTGCTGCCGGCTATCGCCGGGTCAGCACAGAGCTTGTCTTGAACGTTTCAATCGCCTTGGTCATTGTTGCTGCTTCGAATGCGGTGGGTAATCTTTTGGTTCTCGCGGTACTGATTGTTCCGGGGGCACTCTCTCGTTTGGTGACCACCAAGCTGGGTGGCCTCTTTGCTGTTGCTGTGGGAGCAGCCCTTCTGGCGTCCTGGATTGGGCTGGCTCTGGGATTCAACATCTCGGTCGTCGGCGGTGTTGATGTTCCGGCGGGTGCAACCGTTGCGCTCAGTTTTGTGGCGTTCTATGCAATCGCTTTGATTGTGCGCGTGCTCCGCAAGGGGGTCAACGCATGA